One Parageobacillus sp. KH3-4 genomic region harbors:
- a CDS encoding alpha/beta fold hydrolase — MIGCLCIHGFTGSPNEVAPLAEYLHKRTDWMIKAPTLPGHGQRLQLKGITYDQWFQSAEEELQALMEKCETVYVVGFSMGGVIAVYLAEKYKIDKLVLLSAAFYYVNPRQLIKDIREIVRDGWRSFRENPLFIRYKNKIFATPLTAILEFRKLVNEVRPLLPHVHVPVLIVQGEKDGIVPPKSARYLYERIGSSKKKLLFLPASYHHVCHGPDRHVLFTEVEKFLLENGNY; from the coding sequence ATGATCGGCTGTCTATGTATACATGGATTTACGGGAAGCCCTAATGAAGTTGCACCGCTGGCGGAATATTTGCACAAACGGACGGACTGGATGATTAAAGCCCCGACACTTCCCGGACATGGCCAGCGCCTTCAGCTAAAAGGGATTACTTACGATCAGTGGTTTCAATCGGCGGAAGAAGAATTGCAAGCGTTGATGGAAAAATGCGAAACGGTTTATGTAGTCGGTTTTTCGATGGGCGGAGTTATCGCGGTGTATTTGGCGGAAAAGTATAAGATTGACAAGCTCGTGCTCTTAAGCGCCGCGTTTTACTATGTCAATCCGCGCCAACTAATAAAAGACATCCGTGAAATCGTTCGCGACGGGTGGCGGAGTTTTCGTGAAAATCCGCTTTTTATCCGCTATAAAAATAAAATTTTTGCGACGCCGCTTACGGCGATATTAGAGTTCCGGAAATTAGTGAACGAAGTCCGGCCGCTTTTGCCTCATGTTCACGTTCCGGTATTGATCGTGCAGGGAGAAAAAGATGGGATCGTTCCGCCCAAAAGCGCCCGTTATTTATACGAGAGGATTGGTTCGTCGAAAAAGAAGCTGTTGTTTTTGCCCGCTTCTTATCATCACGTCTGCCATGGTCCAGACCGGCACGTATTATTTACCGAGGTAGAAAAATTTTTGTTAGAAAATGGTAATTATTGA
- the murF gene encoding UDP-N-acetylmuramoyl-tripeptide--D-alanyl-D-alanine ligase: protein MITRTLREIQSMADGRGLANEFLDITVHGVSTDTRTIQQGNLYVPLKGAKFNGHAFVQDALDKGASAVLWSETEGNPPRGVPAIIVDDTLRALQRLAHRYRKQLSAKVIAITGSNGKTTTKDMVAALLATTYKVQKTEGNLNNHIGVPLTLLRLEEDVEMAVVEMGMSNFGEIELLSNIAEPDAAIITNIGESHLQELGSREGIAQAKLEILSGLKKNGLFVYYGDEPLLASRVSSLPLPEHVLTFGQGNENDYYPESVHLQANGMVFTIRQATNRSFFLPILGKHHVYNALAAIAVARFFDVSWENVQEALSQLQVTRMRMEVIETKKGWTIINDAYNASPTSMKAALQLLQELMGYKKKIAVLGDMLELGDREVEFHQKIGAMLRPEIVDYVFTYGTLARHIALAARPFFPDGRVNAYEDKRALANDLLAVVSPGDVILLKASRGMKLEELLPDLQ, encoded by the coding sequence ATGATCACTCGTACATTGCGCGAGATACAGTCGATGGCAGATGGCCGCGGGCTGGCGAATGAGTTTTTGGACATCACGGTTCATGGAGTTTCGACGGATACGCGAACAATTCAACAAGGAAATTTATACGTTCCGTTGAAAGGAGCCAAATTTAATGGGCACGCGTTTGTCCAAGACGCGCTGGATAAAGGTGCGAGCGCTGTGCTTTGGTCGGAAACGGAAGGAAATCCGCCGAGAGGAGTGCCGGCGATTATCGTGGATGACACGTTGCGCGCGCTCCAGCGTCTTGCCCATCGGTACCGCAAGCAGCTTTCAGCAAAAGTCATCGCCATTACCGGAAGCAACGGCAAAACAACGACGAAGGATATGGTTGCGGCATTATTGGCAACCACCTATAAAGTGCAAAAAACAGAAGGAAATTTAAACAACCATATTGGCGTGCCGTTGACGCTCCTTCGTTTGGAAGAAGACGTAGAAATGGCCGTCGTCGAAATGGGAATGAGCAATTTTGGCGAAATCGAATTATTGTCCAACATCGCCGAGCCAGATGCGGCGATTATTACAAATATTGGCGAGTCCCATTTGCAGGAATTAGGTTCGCGCGAAGGGATCGCGCAAGCAAAATTAGAAATTTTGTCCGGCTTAAAGAAGAACGGCCTTTTCGTTTATTACGGAGACGAGCCATTGCTGGCAAGCCGGGTTTCCAGCTTGCCGCTGCCTGAGCATGTTTTGACGTTTGGGCAAGGAAATGAAAACGATTATTATCCGGAGTCGGTACATTTGCAGGCGAATGGCATGGTGTTTACCATCCGGCAGGCGACCAATCGATCTTTTTTTCTGCCGATTTTAGGAAAGCATCATGTATATAACGCATTGGCTGCGATCGCTGTAGCCCGCTTTTTTGACGTAAGCTGGGAGAACGTGCAAGAAGCGCTTTCGCAATTGCAAGTAACGCGCATGCGCATGGAAGTCATCGAAACGAAGAAGGGCTGGACGATTATTAACGACGCGTACAACGCCAGCCCAACATCGATGAAAGCAGCTTTGCAATTACTTCAAGAATTGATGGGATATAAGAAAAAAATTGCCGTGTTGGGAGACATGCTGGAGCTTGGCGATCGGGAAGTGGAGTTTCATCAGAAAATTGGCGCGATGCTGCGTCCGGAAATAGTCGATTATGTATTTACGTATGGGACGTTGGCGCGCCATATTGCGCTTGCAGCGCGGCCGTTCTTTCCAGACGGGCGCGTGAACGCTTATGAAGATAAGCGGGCATTGGCGAATGATTTGCTCGCGGTTGTTTCCCCCGGAGATGTGATTTTGCTGAAGGCGTCGCGCGGCATGAAGCTGGAAGAACTGCTTCCTGATTTGCAATAA
- a CDS encoding Tex family protein, which yields MLNREALMDLIANELQLSAKQVSNVISLSEEGNTVPFIARYRKEMTGALDEVQIRDILEKWNYLQNLEQRKEEVLRLIDEQGKLTDELKNAIINATKLQQVEDLYRPYRQKRRTKATVAKEKGLEPLAEWLWACPMAPRPEEKALEFINPDKEVPTAEEALQGAKDIIAEKVSDDAQFRQWIRQQTWKKGVIVSTVKEPENDEKKVYEMYYEYEEPVHKIVPHRVLALNRGEKEGVLRVSIQAPVEDIMAYLQKRIITNRQSPAAVLLAEAIEDGYKRLIEPSIERDIRNELTEKAEERAIHIFAENLRKLLLQPPLKGKIVLGIDPAYRTGCKLAVVDETGKLLKIDVIYPHPPQQRIEEAKKKLIHVIEDYNVEMIAIGNGTASRETEQFVADTLKQVDREIFYLIVNEAGASVYSASDLARQEFPDLQVEERSAVSIARRVQDPLAELVKIDPKSVGVGQYQHDVSQKKLAESLRFVVETVVNQVGVNVNTASVSLLQYVSGLTKTVSENIVKRREEQGKFKNREELKEIPRLGAKTYEQCIGFLRIVDGDEPLDRTPIHPERYEEVKKLLHQLGFTTEHIGSEELRQALQSLSISDTAAELGIGELTLQDIIDALVRPERDPRDELPKPLLRKDILKMEDLKEGMELEGTVRNVVDFGAFVDIGVKQDGLVHISKLSKQYVRHPLDVVSVGDVVKVWVDNVDIDKGRISLSMIPPEESEKTLPS from the coding sequence TTGTTAAACAGAGAAGCGTTGATGGACTTGATAGCGAATGAATTGCAGTTGTCCGCCAAACAAGTTAGCAACGTGATTTCCCTTTCTGAAGAAGGAAATACGGTGCCGTTTATTGCCCGCTATCGCAAAGAGATGACGGGTGCCTTGGATGAGGTGCAAATTCGCGATATTTTAGAGAAATGGAATTACTTGCAAAACTTAGAGCAGCGCAAGGAAGAAGTTCTTCGCCTTATTGATGAGCAGGGAAAGCTGACGGACGAGCTAAAAAATGCAATTATCAACGCCACGAAACTGCAGCAAGTGGAAGATTTGTACCGTCCTTACAGACAAAAACGGCGCACAAAAGCAACCGTCGCAAAGGAAAAAGGGTTAGAGCCGCTTGCGGAATGGTTATGGGCGTGCCCGATGGCGCCGCGGCCGGAAGAAAAAGCGTTGGAGTTTATTAATCCGGACAAGGAAGTGCCTACCGCCGAAGAGGCGCTTCAAGGAGCGAAAGACATCATCGCCGAAAAAGTATCGGATGATGCCCAATTCCGCCAATGGATCCGCCAGCAGACGTGGAAAAAAGGTGTCATCGTATCGACAGTGAAAGAGCCTGAAAATGATGAGAAAAAAGTATATGAAATGTATTACGAGTATGAAGAGCCGGTGCACAAGATCGTTCCCCATCGTGTGCTGGCGCTCAATCGTGGTGAAAAAGAAGGGGTGCTGCGCGTTTCCATTCAAGCCCCGGTGGAAGATATTATGGCATATTTGCAAAAGCGTATTATTACAAATCGGCAATCTCCTGCTGCCGTTCTTCTCGCCGAAGCGATTGAGGACGGTTACAAACGGCTTATAGAGCCGTCGATCGAGCGCGATATTCGCAATGAGTTGACCGAAAAAGCGGAAGAGCGGGCGATTCATATTTTTGCGGAAAACTTGCGCAAGCTATTGCTTCAGCCGCCGCTAAAAGGAAAGATCGTTCTTGGCATAGATCCTGCTTATCGAACAGGATGTAAGTTAGCGGTCGTTGATGAAACAGGAAAATTGCTGAAAATCGATGTCATTTATCCTCATCCGCCGCAGCAGCGGATAGAGGAAGCGAAGAAAAAATTGATCCACGTGATCGAAGATTATAATGTCGAGATGATTGCCATCGGGAACGGGACGGCGTCAAGGGAAACGGAGCAATTCGTGGCAGATACATTAAAGCAAGTGGACAGAGAGATTTTTTACCTTATTGTCAATGAAGCGGGAGCGAGCGTCTATTCTGCCTCCGACCTTGCCCGCCAAGAGTTTCCGGATTTGCAGGTAGAAGAGCGGAGCGCAGTTTCGATCGCGCGGCGCGTACAAGACCCGCTCGCGGAACTGGTGAAAATTGATCCAAAATCAGTAGGAGTTGGCCAATATCAGCACGACGTTTCGCAAAAAAAATTAGCGGAATCGCTGCGGTTTGTCGTGGAAACGGTTGTCAACCAAGTTGGTGTCAACGTCAACACCGCCTCTGTTTCTTTATTGCAATACGTATCAGGCCTTACGAAAACAGTATCGGAAAATATTGTGAAACGCCGCGAGGAACAAGGAAAATTTAAAAACCGTGAGGAATTAAAAGAGATACCGCGTCTTGGCGCTAAAACATATGAACAATGCATCGGCTTTTTGCGCATTGTTGACGGAGACGAACCGCTCGACCGTACGCCGATTCATCCAGAGCGGTACGAAGAAGTGAAAAAACTGCTGCACCAACTTGGCTTTACAACCGAACATATTGGAAGCGAAGAACTTCGCCAAGCATTGCAATCTCTTTCCATTTCCGACACGGCTGCCGAACTTGGCATCGGAGAATTGACATTGCAAGACATTATTGACGCTTTAGTCCGTCCGGAACGCGATCCCCGCGACGAGCTGCCGAAGCCATTGCTGCGAAAAGACATTTTAAAAATGGAAGATTTAAAAGAGGGAATGGAATTAGAAGGTACGGTGCGCAATGTCGTCGATTTCGGGGCGTTCGTGGATATTGGAGTGAAGCAAGACGGACTTGTCCACATTTCAAAATTAAGTAAGCAATATGTACGACATCCGCTTGATGTTGTATCTGTAGGTGATGTCGTAAAAGTATGGGTTGACAACGTCGATATCGATAAAGGAAGGATTTCCTTATCCATGATTCCACCGGAAGAATCAGAAAAAACACTGCCTTCATGA
- the ndoA gene encoding type II toxin-antitoxin system endoribonuclease NdoA yields the protein MIVKRGDVYFADLSPVVGSEQGGVRPVLVIQNDIGNRFSPTVIVAAITAQIQKAKLPTHVEIDAKRYGFERDSVILLEQIRTIDKQRLTDKITHLDDEMMDKVDEALQISLGLIDF from the coding sequence TTGATTGTTAAGCGTGGCGACGTTTATTTTGCGGACCTTTCCCCGGTAGTTGGCTCGGAACAAGGAGGCGTTCGTCCGGTATTAGTCATTCAAAATGACATCGGAAATCGGTTTAGTCCGACGGTGATTGTGGCGGCGATTACAGCGCAAATCCAAAAAGCAAAGCTGCCGACGCATGTCGAGATTGATGCAAAGCGTTACGGGTTTGAGCGGGATTCTGTTATTCTGCTAGAGCAAATTCGGACGATTGATAAACAGCGGCTGACAGACAAAATTACTCACTTGGACGATGAAATGATGGATAAGGTGGATGAAGCGCTGCAAATCAGTTTAGGACTTATAGATTTTTAA
- a CDS encoding DEAD/DEAH box helicase: MTTFYELGLSNELMKAIRRMGFEETTPIQAETIPLSLQNKDVIGQAQTGTGKTAAFGIPLVEKIDVTNEAIQGLVVAPTRELAIQVSEELYKIGAVKRVRVLPIYGGQDIGRQIRALKKRPHIIVGTPGRIIDHINRKTLRLENVHTVVLDEADEMLNMGFIDDIEAILSNVPEKRQTLLFSATMPEPIRRIAERFMNEPQIVKVQAKEMTVPNIQQYYLEVQEKKKFDILTRLLDIQAPELAIVFGRTKRRVDELAEALNLRGYAAEGIHGDLSQAKRLSVLRKFKEGSIEILVATDVAARGLDISGVTHVYNFDIPQDPESYVHRIGRTGRAGKTGVAMTFVTPREIGQLHNIERTTKRKMERMKPPTLDEALEGQQRIAVEKLVATVETENLSFYKRAAEELLEEHDSVSLVAACIKMLTKEPDTTPVQLTEEPPLPVKREKKRANRPGSQRERTKKRRVAR; encoded by the coding sequence TTGACGACATTTTACGAATTAGGATTAAGCAACGAATTGATGAAGGCGATTCGCCGGATGGGGTTTGAGGAAACGACCCCGATTCAAGCGGAAACGATTCCGTTGAGCCTGCAAAATAAAGATGTCATTGGACAGGCGCAGACCGGCACCGGAAAAACTGCCGCTTTTGGCATTCCGCTCGTCGAAAAAATCGATGTAACAAACGAGGCGATTCAAGGCCTTGTTGTGGCGCCGACACGAGAGCTGGCAATTCAAGTATCGGAAGAACTTTATAAAATTGGCGCAGTCAAGCGCGTTCGCGTGTTGCCGATCTACGGCGGGCAGGATATTGGACGGCAAATTCGCGCGTTGAAAAAACGCCCGCATATCATTGTCGGAACTCCTGGGCGAATTATTGATCATATCAACCGTAAGACGCTTCGCTTAGAAAACGTGCACACCGTTGTGCTCGATGAAGCGGATGAAATGCTTAATATGGGGTTTATCGACGATATTGAGGCGATTTTAAGCAATGTCCCTGAAAAGCGGCAGACATTATTATTTTCCGCAACGATGCCGGAGCCAATCCGCCGCATCGCCGAGCGGTTTATGAATGAGCCGCAAATTGTGAAAGTCCAAGCGAAGGAAATGACAGTTCCCAACATTCAACAATATTATTTGGAAGTGCAAGAAAAGAAGAAGTTTGATATTTTAACGCGCTTATTAGACATTCAAGCGCCGGAATTGGCTATTGTTTTCGGACGTACAAAACGGCGCGTCGATGAATTGGCGGAGGCGCTCAATTTACGCGGATACGCTGCTGAAGGAATTCATGGAGATTTGAGCCAAGCGAAACGGCTATCCGTTCTTCGCAAATTTAAGGAAGGCTCGATCGAGATTTTAGTCGCTACCGATGTAGCAGCGCGCGGATTGGATATTTCCGGTGTGACGCACGTCTATAATTTTGATATTCCGCAAGACCCGGAAAGCTACGTTCATCGTATCGGCCGCACTGGCCGTGCTGGAAAAACAGGCGTAGCAATGACGTTCGTTACGCCACGGGAAATTGGGCAGCTTCATAATATTGAGCGCACGACGAAACGGAAGATGGAGCGGATGAAACCGCCGACGCTGGATGAAGCGCTTGAAGGACAGCAGCGTATCGCGGTGGAAAAGCTAGTGGCGACGGTCGAAACCGAAAATCTTTCCTTTTATAAACGTGCAGCTGAAGAATTGCTGGAAGAGCACGATTCCGTATCGCTTGTCGCTGCGTGCATTAAAATGCTGACAAAAGAGCCCGATACGACGCCGGTGCAATTAACCGAAGAGCCACCGCTTCCGGTAAAACGGGAGAAAAAGCGCGCAAACCGCCCAGGAAGCCAACGGGAGCGTACAAAAAAACGGCGCGTTGCTCGTTAA
- a CDS encoding outer membrane lipoprotein carrier protein LolA encodes MRGNVFSVFLCAVLLVALAGCGAKSQEDVMKALDEKMDEMTSYQAEAKMTFQTGDKPQVYDVEIWYKHPSYYRVSLKNADKNQSQMILRNDEGVFVFTPALNKSFRFQSDWPKNSSQAYLYESLVKDILSDSKASFKATKKHYVFETKTNYPNSSMIPKQEITLNKKDLSPVSVKVMDTDRNALLTVRFSKVEFNKKFDDDAFDTSKNMTGARLEVPTMAKAEGQALEVMYPVDLPEGVKQVEEKEVAAENGKRIIMTFGGEKSFTLVEEKAEVLPATSTPTLVNGEPVDLGFAIGALTDQTLTWSYKGVDFTLASTDLTPDEMVMVARSVQGKATK; translated from the coding sequence ATGAGGGGCAACGTGTTTAGCGTGTTTCTTTGCGCCGTACTGCTTGTCGCTTTAGCTGGTTGCGGGGCAAAATCGCAAGAAGACGTGATGAAAGCGCTAGATGAAAAGATGGATGAGATGACAAGCTATCAAGCAGAAGCGAAAATGACGTTTCAGACTGGCGATAAGCCGCAAGTTTATGACGTCGAAATTTGGTATAAGCATCCTTCATACTACCGGGTCAGCTTAAAAAATGCCGACAAAAATCAAAGCCAGATGATTTTGCGCAACGATGAAGGTGTTTTCGTTTTTACTCCGGCATTAAACAAAAGCTTCCGTTTCCAAAGCGATTGGCCGAAAAACAGCAGCCAAGCGTATTTGTACGAATCATTAGTGAAAGACATTTTAAGCGATTCGAAAGCGAGCTTTAAAGCGACGAAAAAGCATTATGTATTTGAGACGAAAACAAACTATCCGAACAGCAGCATGATTCCAAAACAGGAAATTACGTTAAACAAAAAAGATTTATCTCCGGTATCCGTCAAAGTGATGGATACGGATCGGAACGCTTTGTTAACCGTACGATTTTCAAAAGTTGAGTTTAATAAAAAGTTTGATGATGATGCGTTTGATACGTCCAAAAACATGACCGGCGCCCGCTTAGAAGTGCCGACGATGGCCAAAGCGGAAGGCCAAGCGCTTGAAGTAATGTATCCAGTCGATTTGCCAGAAGGAGTAAAACAAGTGGAGGAAAAAGAAGTTGCTGCTGAAAACGGAAAACGGATTATTATGACATTTGGAGGCGAAAAATCGTTCACATTAGTCGAAGAGAAAGCAGAAGTGCTGCCGGCGACGAGCACTCCAACACTTGTCAATGGCGAGCCGGTCGATTTAGGGTTTGCAATCGGCGCGCTGACGGATCAGACTCTTACTTGGTCGTATAAAGGGGTCGACTTTACGCTTGCTTCTACGGATTTAACGCCGGACGAAATGGTGATGGTTGCTCGTTCCGTGCAAGGAAAAGCGACGAAATAG
- the alr gene encoding alanine racemase: protein MTNVFYRDTWAEIDLDAIYYNVSQLKNFLQNDVRIMAVVKANAYGHGDVQVAKTALEAGASYLAVAFLDEALALRKRGIDAPILVLGASRPSDINVAAKHRIALTVFQTEWIEQAADFYSETVPVLFHLKMDTGMGRIGVKEETETKRLIEQIDRHPYFSLEGVYTHFATADEIDTDYFSFQYDNFLRMLEWLPYKPPLIHCGNSATTLRFPDKVFNMVRFGISMYGLSPSPEIKQYLPYELKEAFSLHSRLVHVKKLKPGEKVSYGATYTAETEQWVGTVPIGYADGWLRKLQNFHVLVDGEKAPIIGRICMDQLMVRLPKRVPVGTKVTLIGRQGDEYISVDDVAQYLDTINYEIPCTISYRVPRIFFRNKSIMEVRNLVYV from the coding sequence ATGACCAATGTGTTTTACCGAGATACTTGGGCAGAAATTGATTTAGACGCGATTTACTATAACGTTTCACAACTGAAAAATTTTTTGCAAAACGACGTCCGCATCATGGCGGTGGTGAAGGCGAACGCCTACGGCCACGGTGATGTGCAAGTGGCCAAAACCGCGCTCGAGGCGGGGGCCTCTTATTTGGCGGTAGCGTTTCTGGATGAAGCGCTTGCGCTGCGAAAAAGAGGAATTGACGCTCCGATTCTCGTGCTGGGCGCTTCCCGACCTAGCGATATTAATGTCGCCGCAAAGCATCGGATTGCGCTTACCGTGTTTCAGACGGAATGGATTGAACAAGCGGCGGATTTTTACAGTGAAACGGTACCGGTTTTGTTTCATTTGAAAATGGATACGGGAATGGGGCGGATCGGGGTGAAAGAGGAAACGGAAACGAAGCGCCTCATTGAACAAATTGACCGCCATCCGTATTTTTCGTTAGAAGGAGTTTATACCCATTTTGCCACGGCCGACGAAATCGACACGGACTATTTTTCTTTTCAATACGATAATTTTTTGCGGATGCTTGAATGGCTTCCGTATAAGCCGCCTCTGATTCATTGCGGGAACAGCGCGACGACGTTGCGGTTTCCGGATAAAGTGTTTAACATGGTGCGCTTTGGCATTTCGATGTATGGACTATCTCCTTCGCCGGAAATAAAACAATATTTGCCATATGAGCTAAAGGAAGCTTTTTCATTGCATAGCCGCCTTGTTCATGTGAAAAAGCTGAAGCCGGGAGAAAAGGTAAGTTACGGGGCGACGTATACGGCGGAAACAGAGCAATGGGTTGGCACAGTTCCAATTGGATATGCGGACGGCTGGTTGCGTAAACTGCAAAATTTTCATGTACTTGTGGATGGAGAAAAAGCGCCGATTATTGGAAGAATTTGTATGGACCAGTTGATGGTCCGCCTGCCAAAGCGGGTGCCAGTTGGAACGAAAGTGACCTTGATTGGTCGTCAGGGTGATGAATATATTTCTGTTGATGATGTTGCGCAATATCTCGATACGATTAACTATGAAATTCCTTGTACGATCAGTTATCGTGTTCCCCGTATTTTTTTCCGAAATAAGAGTATAATGGAAGTGAGAAATCTTGTTTATGTATAA
- a CDS encoding rhomboid family intramembrane serine protease, protein MFVRMENAHAFFRFYPVVSILVVLHVLIWFMFFLRIPIAEPLWEKMIGFNAAIKKGEYWRFISPLVLHVRFEHMIINSISLILFGPALEKMLGKGKFLLLYTGSGIFANVATFFLLPAMYSHAGASGAIFGLFGMYGYLVTFRRDIIEAQHARLLFAVLCISLFIAFTAPDANVAAHLFGFLGGGIIAPFISSHLHRQKPFFIR, encoded by the coding sequence ATGTTTGTGCGTATGGAAAACGCCCATGCATTTTTTCGGTTTTACCCTGTCGTTTCCATTCTTGTTGTCCTTCACGTATTGATCTGGTTCATGTTTTTTTTACGCATTCCTATCGCCGAACCGTTATGGGAAAAAATGATCGGCTTTAACGCCGCCATAAAAAAAGGGGAGTATTGGCGGTTCATAAGCCCGCTCGTTTTGCATGTACGGTTTGAACATATGATTATTAACTCGATTTCTCTTATTTTATTCGGCCCCGCTTTAGAAAAAATGTTAGGGAAAGGCAAATTTCTGCTTCTTTATACAGGAAGCGGGATATTTGCCAACGTTGCGACATTTTTTCTGCTGCCAGCGATGTACAGCCACGCCGGAGCTTCCGGGGCGATTTTCGGCTTGTTCGGCATGTACGGATATTTGGTCACATTTCGCCGCGATATCATCGAAGCACAGCACGCCCGTCTTCTTTTTGCCGTATTATGTATTAGTCTATTTATCGCATTTACCGCTCCCGATGCGAACGTGGCCGCCCACCTGTTCGGCTTTTTAGGAGGGGGGATCATTGCCCCGTTTATTTCTTCCCATCTACATCGGCAAAAACCTTTTTTCATTCGCTAA
- the acpS gene encoding holo-ACP synthase — protein MIIGVGIDIVELERIEQLIAKNEKFIDRILTEKEKMIFSQLSPKRKVEFAAGRFAAKEAYAKAVGTGVGKNVSFHDIQIMNDDHGKPIAISDMENCRIHVSISHSRDYAIAQVIIERLS, from the coding sequence ATGATTATCGGAGTTGGCATCGATATTGTGGAGTTGGAACGGATCGAACAGCTAATAGCGAAAAATGAAAAATTTATCGATCGGATTTTAACGGAGAAAGAAAAAATGATTTTTTCCCAATTATCGCCGAAGCGCAAAGTAGAGTTTGCCGCAGGGAGATTTGCGGCAAAAGAAGCATATGCGAAGGCGGTCGGAACAGGGGTCGGAAAAAATGTATCGTTCCATGATATCCAAATTATGAATGACGATCACGGAAAGCCGATCGCTATTTCTGATATGGAGAACTGCCGCATCCATGTTTCGATCTCTCATAGCCGTGATTATGCGATTGCTCAAGTCATTATTGAACGCTTGTCATAG
- the cmpA gene encoding cortex morphogenetic protein CmpA produces MPTWLKNQMRRAYYEKNRYQIKLLNQCWFFYQKKHCS; encoded by the coding sequence ATGCCAACATGGTTAAAAAATCAAATGAGACGGGCCTATTATGAAAAAAATCGCTACCAAATCAAATTGCTAAATCAATGCTGGTTTTTTTATCAGAAAAAACACTGCTCATGA
- a CDS encoding SprT family protein, translating to MKQSDLQRLVEKVSLQFFQKPFKHTATFNPRLRTTGGRYILQTHNIELNKKYYEVFGEEELIAIIKHELCHYHLHLEGKGYRHRDQDFRDLLRQVQAPRYCRPLPQQARQRTKKVYVYVCSDCGIKYRRKKRINTDKYVCGRCHGKLMLDNERDRGNEQALP from the coding sequence ATGAAACAAAGTGATTTGCAACGTCTTGTCGAAAAAGTATCTTTGCAATTTTTTCAAAAACCTTTTAAACATACAGCGACATTCAATCCGCGCCTGCGAACGACAGGAGGACGTTACATATTACAAACTCACAACATCGAACTGAACAAAAAGTATTATGAAGTGTTTGGGGAAGAAGAACTTATTGCTATCATTAAACATGAATTGTGTCATTATCACCTTCATTTAGAAGGAAAAGGATACCGCCATCGCGACCAAGACTTTCGCGATTTATTGCGACAAGTTCAGGCTCCCCGCTATTGTCGTCCCCTTCCACAACAAGCGCGCCAAAGAACAAAAAAGGTGTACGTGTATGTTTGTTCCGATTGCGGTATAAAATATAGACGGAAAAAGCGGATAAATACAGACAAATATGTTTGCGGGCGATGCCATGGAAAACTAATGTTGGATAACGAGAGGGATAGGGGAAACGAGCAGGCTTTGCCATAG